One part of the Rhodococcus oxybenzonivorans genome encodes these proteins:
- a CDS encoding ABC transporter permease: protein MNARIFLATAGRILAQLRADHRTVAMILVVPSLLMVLLYFLYQNVPAAPGQQSLFERVAITMLGILPFVVMFLVTSIAMQRERTSGTLERLLTTPLGKLDLLGGYAAAFSTAAAAQAALACAVAFGFLGLDTEGSVSWVLLIAVLNAILGVALGLLCSAFARTEFQAVQFMPVIVVPQLFLCGLLVPRDQLPTWLEWISNVLPLSYAVEALQQVATHPGTTGIMWRDLTVVAAFALLALSLGAATLRRRTP from the coding sequence ATGAACGCCAGAATCTTCCTCGCAACGGCAGGTCGAATACTCGCGCAGTTGCGGGCCGACCATCGCACGGTCGCCATGATCCTCGTGGTACCGAGCCTGCTGATGGTGCTGCTGTATTTCCTGTACCAGAACGTGCCGGCGGCCCCCGGCCAGCAATCGCTTTTCGAGCGTGTCGCGATCACGATGCTCGGCATCCTTCCCTTCGTGGTGATGTTTCTCGTCACGTCGATTGCGATGCAACGCGAACGCACGTCGGGAACCCTGGAACGCCTCCTCACGACACCACTGGGCAAACTGGACCTTCTCGGCGGCTACGCGGCAGCCTTCTCCACGGCAGCCGCCGCACAAGCCGCACTGGCCTGCGCCGTCGCATTCGGCTTCCTCGGTCTCGACACCGAAGGCAGCGTGAGCTGGGTTCTGCTGATCGCGGTACTGAACGCGATTCTCGGTGTTGCGCTCGGCCTCCTGTGCAGCGCCTTCGCCCGCACCGAGTTCCAGGCCGTGCAGTTCATGCCCGTCATCGTGGTTCCCCAACTGTTCCTGTGCGGGCTGCTCGTCCCCCGCGATCAGCTACCCACCTGGCTCGAATGGATCAGCAACGTCCTGCCACTGAGCTACGCCGTCGAGGCGCTCCAACAGGTCGCGACCCATCCGGGAACCACCGGGATCATGTGGCGCGATCTCACCGTGGTCGCCGCCTTCGCACTACTCGCGCTGTCGCTCGGAGCCGCCACACTGAGGCGTCGCACACCATGA
- a CDS encoding ABC transporter ATP-binding protein, protein MNGSPAIDIRDLRVRRGKNEVLHGVDMQVPGGSITGLLGPSGCGKTTLMRCVVGTQIVESGSVTVLGSPAGSVSLRSRVGYVTQKPSVYTDLTVKKNVAYYAALYGRPAGAVTDAIDAVGLTRFAGQKAADLSGGQLGRASLACALVADPEILVLDEPTVGLDPLLRVELWERFEALAAGGTTLLVSSHVMDEAEHCDSLLLMRDGHVLAQESPTGLRRQTGESSLEDAFLTLIRTSQVGSEN, encoded by the coding sequence ATGAACGGCAGCCCTGCGATCGACATCCGGGATCTCCGCGTACGGCGAGGAAAGAACGAGGTGTTGCACGGCGTCGACATGCAAGTACCGGGCGGGTCCATCACCGGACTTCTCGGTCCTTCCGGGTGCGGCAAAACGACACTGATGCGGTGCGTGGTCGGTACTCAAATCGTGGAGTCCGGTTCCGTCACCGTCCTGGGATCGCCCGCTGGTTCGGTCTCGCTACGGAGCCGTGTGGGGTACGTCACCCAAAAACCTAGCGTGTACACCGACCTCACCGTCAAGAAGAACGTCGCGTACTACGCCGCGCTCTACGGCCGGCCGGCAGGTGCGGTCACCGACGCGATCGACGCTGTCGGACTCACCCGGTTCGCCGGCCAGAAAGCAGCGGACCTCTCCGGGGGCCAACTCGGACGAGCTTCACTCGCCTGCGCACTGGTCGCGGACCCGGAGATCCTCGTACTCGACGAGCCCACCGTCGGCCTCGATCCGTTGCTTCGTGTCGAACTGTGGGAGCGGTTCGAGGCCCTCGCTGCCGGAGGAACGACCCTCCTGGTGTCCAGCCATGTGATGGACGAGGCCGAACACTGTGATTCGCTGCTCCTGATGCGCGACGGGCACGTACTCGCGCAGGAATCTCCCACCGGCCTGCGCCGCCAGACCGGTGAGTCGAGCCTCGAAGATGCCTTCTTGACCTTGATCCGCACGTCACAGGTGGGAAGTGAAAACTGA
- a CDS encoding DNA-3-methyladenine glycosylase translates to MNYASTESCASTVGHNRRVTVDRLAEAHPTEAARMVLGSTLIVADVRLRIVEVEAYGGEAEGPWPDPASHSYRGKTPRNAVMFGPAGHLYVYRSYGMHFCMNVSYGPVGTAGGVLLRAGEILDGAETVRARRSRVTRPADFARGPGNLGSATGVTLADNGAPLFAADSPIRLEITESEGWVSGPRVGVSAAADRPWRFWIPESAAVSAYRRSPRAMPVDERMG, encoded by the coding sequence ATGAATTATGCGTCCACGGAGAGCTGTGCGTCAACGGTTGGGCACAATCGGAGGGTGACTGTCGATCGACTTGCCGAGGCCCACCCCACCGAAGCCGCAAGAATGGTGCTGGGGTCCACCTTGATCGTCGCGGACGTACGCCTTCGCATCGTCGAGGTCGAGGCGTACGGCGGAGAAGCAGAGGGACCATGGCCGGACCCGGCATCGCACTCGTATCGGGGGAAGACGCCGCGGAACGCGGTGATGTTCGGTCCGGCCGGACACCTGTACGTGTACCGCAGCTACGGAATGCACTTCTGCATGAATGTGTCGTACGGGCCGGTCGGGACGGCCGGCGGAGTGCTTCTGCGCGCAGGTGAAATCCTCGACGGTGCGGAAACTGTCCGCGCACGACGATCGCGGGTCACCCGGCCGGCTGATTTCGCGCGGGGTCCCGGAAACTTGGGGTCGGCCACCGGCGTCACCCTCGCCGACAACGGTGCGCCGCTGTTCGCAGCCGATTCACCGATCCGGCTCGAGATCACCGAGTCGGAAGGATGGGTGAGTGGTCCCCGGGTGGGGGTCAGCGCGGCCGCTGACCGGCCGTGGCGTTTCTGGATTCCCGAGTCCGCTGCCGTGTCGGCCTATCGGAGAAGCCCGCGTGCGATGCCCGTCGACGAGCGGATGGGATGA
- the tyrS gene encoding tyrosine--tRNA ligase translates to MTENIIDELTWRGLIAQSTDLDALRRDLDAGPVTLYAGFDPTGPSLHAGHLVPLLALKRFQRAGHRPVVLAGGATGLIGDPRDVGERTMNSSDTVAAWADRIRGQLERFVDFDDSPSGAVVENNMNWTGKLSAIDFLRDVGKHFSVNVMLARDTVKRRLESDGMSYTEFSYMLLQANDYLHLRRSHGCTLQVGGSDQWGNIIAGVDLNRRIDAATVHGLTVPLVTSADGKKFGKSTGGGSLWLDPEMTSPYAWYQYFVNTSDADVVKYLRWFTFLSPEELAELESATVERPHAREAQRRLAAEMTTLVHGEANTRAVELASKALFGRGELRDLDEPTLAAALREAAVAELAPGAPASIVDLLVLSGLCESKGAARRAVKEGGASVNNRKISSEEWTPSGDDLLHGTWLVVRRGKRHFAGIQVVAR, encoded by the coding sequence GTGACTGAGAACATCATCGATGAACTGACCTGGCGCGGGCTGATCGCTCAATCAACCGATCTGGACGCATTGCGTCGTGATCTCGACGCCGGACCGGTCACGCTGTATGCGGGGTTCGACCCGACTGGACCCAGTCTGCACGCCGGGCACCTGGTACCTCTGCTCGCGCTCAAACGGTTCCAGCGCGCAGGGCACCGGCCAGTGGTCCTGGCAGGTGGCGCGACGGGACTCATCGGTGACCCGCGTGATGTCGGTGAACGGACAATGAACTCCTCCGACACGGTGGCCGCGTGGGCCGATCGGATCCGCGGCCAACTCGAACGGTTCGTCGACTTCGACGATTCCCCCAGCGGCGCCGTCGTCGAGAACAACATGAATTGGACCGGGAAGCTGTCGGCGATCGACTTCCTCCGAGATGTCGGCAAGCATTTCTCGGTCAACGTCATGCTGGCGCGGGACACGGTGAAACGTAGGCTCGAATCCGACGGCATGTCCTACACGGAGTTCAGCTACATGCTGCTCCAGGCCAACGACTACCTCCATCTGCGCCGTAGCCACGGGTGCACATTGCAGGTGGGCGGGTCGGATCAGTGGGGCAACATCATCGCCGGCGTCGACCTGAACCGCCGTATCGACGCTGCGACGGTGCACGGACTCACCGTTCCGTTGGTGACTTCCGCCGACGGTAAGAAGTTCGGCAAGTCGACGGGTGGTGGCAGCCTGTGGCTCGACCCCGAGATGACGAGCCCCTACGCCTGGTACCAGTACTTCGTGAACACGAGCGACGCCGATGTCGTGAAATACCTGCGATGGTTCACCTTCCTTTCGCCGGAAGAGCTTGCGGAGCTCGAGTCGGCGACAGTTGAACGTCCGCATGCTCGCGAGGCTCAGCGGAGGCTGGCAGCGGAAATGACAACTCTGGTCCACGGAGAAGCGAACACCCGCGCCGTGGAGCTGGCTAGCAAGGCACTGTTCGGCAGGGGTGAATTGCGAGATCTCGACGAACCGACGCTGGCTGCGGCGCTCCGCGAAGCGGCGGTCGCAGAGTTGGCGCCCGGGGCACCTGCCAGCATCGTGGATCTGCTTGTGCTCAGCGGGCTGTGCGAGAGCAAGGGCGCTGCCCGCCGTGCGGTGAAGGAAGGCGGTGCGTCGGTGAACAACCGCAAGATCAGCAGCGAGGAGTGGACCCCCTCGGGCGACGATCTTCTCCATGGAACCTGGCTCGTGGTTCGGCGCGGTAAACGGCACTTCGCCGGCATCCAGGTGGTGGCGCGCTAG